One segment of Leptospirillum ferrooxidans C2-3 DNA contains the following:
- a CDS encoding alpha-amylase/4-alpha-glucanotransferase domain-containing protein translates to MTESNDSRTTQSILSKDTRTTVVMVLHHHQPAGNFDHVFGESQQNCYRPLLELLEHFPDIHVSYHLTGPLIEWIEKHDPDYISLLGRLVARGQIEIVGGGFYEPILALLPTQSVRDQSRLMEDWIVRLFNRFDGGFWLAERVWETDLPLRLSGCHMTHTTVDDHHFHLAGFRDEELHGYYRTSCAGEGLDIFPISAHLRYLIPFQSVEQSLTFLDRTAKGKVLTYADDAEKFGVWPETYHWVWTEGYLRRLFEAFSRESSWLRIASMKEIRAERGATGVAILPNASYPEMMEWAMSPQHAAALHKLLDTLAGYGLKEAAMPFVRGGIFEQFLTKYPDSRRLYHRMLLAEQLFSSRVAKDDPDRDRVGHPLWVSQGNDVYWHGLFGGLYLSNLRHTAFNGIISMENLLEEKGLLRSGESLVGDFDQDGSPDRVYYQKGYVAWLSPAGGGCLQEIDDRRHGFHLTNTLTRQVEIYHLNSSSGLGNHPEDGGSPAVLSIHDRMPTPPAEGEISFDPRPRRPFSEFLCHKDAAPDVLSGQSGTNPMILDLGKTNWTVKEWDQWKACLEAQVQTGDRSMTLSKEYRFSPLEFTVDYRLTDGALSEDHLLAVEFPVTLLVGSGEGRDLWVRTETGEEPVAPAAFGEWGDQMSQGFRGRDGWSKAAFSVTFSTPLRLVRFPIETVSLSEKGLERVYQGTLFLMMISPADIQRPEGFRISVSFEDIE, encoded by the coding sequence ATGACGGAGTCAAACGATTCCCGAACCACACAATCAATCCTTTCCAAAGATACCCGGACAACCGTGGTGATGGTCCTCCATCACCATCAGCCCGCGGGAAACTTCGATCATGTCTTTGGAGAGTCCCAGCAAAATTGCTACAGGCCGCTTCTGGAGCTTCTGGAGCACTTTCCCGACATCCATGTCTCCTACCACCTGACTGGCCCCCTGATCGAGTGGATCGAGAAGCATGATCCCGACTACATCTCCCTTTTGGGACGTCTTGTCGCCAGGGGACAGATCGAAATCGTTGGCGGGGGATTTTACGAACCGATCCTGGCTCTGCTCCCCACCCAATCGGTCAGGGACCAGAGCCGTCTCATGGAAGACTGGATCGTCCGTCTTTTTAACCGATTTGATGGTGGATTCTGGCTGGCCGAAAGAGTCTGGGAGACAGACCTTCCCCTGAGACTTTCGGGTTGCCACATGACACACACCACCGTTGACGACCATCACTTTCATCTGGCCGGATTCAGGGACGAGGAGCTTCACGGGTATTACCGCACTTCCTGCGCAGGGGAGGGTCTGGACATTTTCCCCATCTCCGCACATCTTCGCTACCTCATTCCTTTTCAAAGCGTCGAACAGTCGCTCACCTTCCTCGACAGGACGGCAAAAGGAAAGGTCCTGACCTATGCCGATGACGCTGAAAAATTCGGCGTCTGGCCGGAAACGTATCACTGGGTCTGGACAGAAGGATATCTTCGGCGTCTTTTTGAAGCCTTTTCCAGGGAGTCTTCCTGGTTGAGGATTGCCAGCATGAAGGAAATAAGGGCGGAACGGGGGGCGACAGGTGTTGCCATCCTTCCCAATGCGTCCTATCCCGAAATGATGGAATGGGCAATGTCACCCCAACATGCCGCCGCTCTTCATAAACTTCTGGACACCCTCGCCGGGTATGGACTGAAAGAGGCCGCAATGCCCTTCGTGCGGGGAGGGATCTTCGAACAGTTCCTGACAAAATACCCCGACTCAAGAAGGCTCTACCACAGGATGCTCCTGGCCGAACAGCTTTTTTCAAGCCGGGTGGCAAAAGACGATCCCGACAGGGACAGGGTGGGACACCCCCTCTGGGTTTCCCAGGGGAATGACGTATACTGGCATGGACTGTTCGGAGGGCTTTACCTTTCAAACCTTCGCCACACGGCCTTCAACGGGATCATCTCCATGGAAAACCTTCTCGAAGAAAAAGGTCTCCTTCGCTCGGGAGAGTCTTTGGTCGGAGACTTTGACCAGGACGGCTCCCCCGACCGCGTCTACTACCAGAAGGGCTACGTCGCCTGGCTCTCCCCGGCCGGGGGAGGATGTCTTCAGGAAATAGACGATCGCCGGCACGGATTCCACCTGACCAACACCCTGACAAGGCAGGTGGAGATCTATCATCTCAATTCCTCCTCCGGACTCGGCAACCATCCGGAAGACGGCGGCTCTCCGGCCGTCCTCTCCATCCACGACCGGATGCCCACCCCCCCGGCTGAAGGGGAAATCTCTTTCGATCCCCGACCAAGACGGCCTTTTTCCGAGTTTTTGTGCCATAAGGATGCCGCTCCCGATGTCCTTTCAGGACAGTCTGGAACGAATCCCATGATCCTGGACCTTGGAAAAACGAACTGGACCGTCAAGGAATGGGACCAATGGAAAGCCTGCCTTGAGGCACAAGTCCAAACGGGTGACAGATCCATGACCCTGAGCAAGGAATACCGGTTTTCCCCATTGGAGTTCACGGTCGATTACCGCCTGACGGACGGAGCCCTTTCGGAAGATCATCTTCTGGCGGTCGAATTTCCGGTGACGCTTCTTGTCGGTTCCGGTGAGGGAAGAGACCTCTGGGTCCGGACCGAAACCGGAGAAGAACCTGTTGCCCCGGCCGCATTCGGGGAATGGGGAGACCAGATGTCTCAGGGATTTCGGGGAAGGGACGGCTGGTCAAAAGCCGCATTCTCTGTCACATTTTCCACACCTCTCCGGCTTGTCCGATTTCCTATCGAAACGGTTTCACTGTCGGAGAAGGGACTTGAGCGGGTCTATCAGGGGACGCTTTTTCTCATGATGATCTCTCCGGCTGATATCCAGCGCCCCGAAGGATTTCGTATTTCCGTCTCTTTCGAGGACATCGAGTAG